One genomic region from Leptolyngbyaceae cyanobacterium JSC-12 encodes:
- a CDS encoding hypothetical protein (IMG reference gene:2510096289) produces MERAVIKFSSEDCGICHKMSFYDQKVVEELGLQFIDCKMQDTATYRKYRKILLTQYPDKAEMGWPTYIICDAPETDDFKIIGEVKGGHPKGEFRSRLQAVLGEMN; encoded by the coding sequence ATGGAACGTGCTGTAATCAAATTCTCTTCAGAAGATTGTGGAATTTGCCACAAGATGTCATTTTATGACCAAAAAGTAGTTGAGGAATTGGGTTTGCAATTTATCGATTGCAAGATGCAAGACACAGCAACCTATCGCAAATATCGCAAGATTTTGTTAACTCAATATCCAGACAAAGCAGAAATGGGTTGGCCCACTTATATCATCTGCGATGCACCTGAAACGGATGACTTCAAAATTATTGGAGAAGTTAAAGGAGGACATCCTAAAGGAGAATTTAGAAGTCGATTGCAAGCAGTGTTAGGCGAAATGAACTAG
- a CDS encoding hypothetical protein (IMG reference gene:2510096290), with the protein MASVNLKRFTWISLTLLFICYTWFGWYLSGLQAKPAWLRSACYRVLGVPAQPTMSPGTQSTTMTEQPYQDLAFNTRKSACNAIVERNLIAGLLAVGWIFASSMAFISPLTNFSAFISRWFKSDAVAFMTLFMLAAMAAVILYWLHIFLQILTILAVDVLARIDIQCLGLSGVQAFWILISISLVGLAIGWASNTIF; encoded by the coding sequence CCTGTTGTTCATTTGCTACACCTGGTTCGGTTGGTATTTATCAGGTTTACAAGCTAAACCTGCCTGGCTTAGGTCAGCCTGCTATCGAGTCTTGGGTGTTCCAGCCCAACCAACCATGTCTCCGGGCACTCAAAGCACCACTATGACTGAGCAGCCTTACCAGGATTTAGCGTTCAACACCAGGAAATCTGCCTGTAATGCTATCGTTGAGCGCAATTTAATTGCTGGATTACTTGCAGTTGGCTGGATTTTTGCATCCTCAATGGCATTTATTTCGCCTCTAACAAACTTCAGCGCTTTCATTAGTCGCTGGTTTAAGTCAGATGCAGTCGCGTTTATGACACTATTTATGCTGGCAGCCATGGCAGCGGTGATTCTCTATTGGCTGCATATCTTCCTCCAAATTCTCACCATCCTGGCAGTAGATGTACTGGCCAGAATTGATATTCAATGTTTAGGACTAAGTGGAGTCCAAGCATTTTGGATTTTGATTTCAATTTCGCTAGTTGGGCTGGCGATTGGTTGGGCAAGTAACACCATTTTTTGA
- a CDS encoding hypothetical protein (IMG reference gene:2510096287), with protein MEQQPVQPHTIASHPVAPPAMPNRATNDTVMRWFNHLLKTRPMAFWGGVWVSVFLIAVVAFGSLMSPNAAERRSVSAIAIGSDSVVATQPIEQKGKIPFWLFGAIAVTCTAGSFLISRQLSPASSVSSRPAQAHTRQQLVRQARPSPVQQPQKQRTQHPLPKQRTKQLQRSPKPLKHQPKRLKPYSPQEALFRGVSSQPYAVSPLPVTAISQEANPSYSVPVSVSQSVGKSTPTQPGLERSPQQVPVTVVPTDQSHPLDWSEPRLAEAMDLRKRKSIKSWL; from the coding sequence ATGGAACAGCAACCCGTTCAGCCTCATACCATTGCTTCACATCCTGTTGCTCCCCCAGCAATGCCGAATCGAGCTACAAATGATACAGTGATGCGATGGTTTAATCATCTCCTGAAAACCCGTCCGATGGCGTTTTGGGGAGGCGTTTGGGTATCTGTATTTCTCATTGCTGTTGTGGCGTTTGGCAGTTTGATGAGTCCCAATGCGGCAGAACGGCGGAGTGTGTCAGCGATCGCGATCGGGTCAGATTCTGTCGTGGCAACTCAACCCATCGAGCAAAAAGGAAAGATTCCTTTTTGGCTATTTGGGGCGATCGCGGTGACCTGTACGGCAGGTTCATTCCTGATTTCCCGTCAACTATCCCCTGCATCGTCGGTGTCATCACGCCCAGCACAAGCCCACACACGACAGCAATTGGTTCGCCAAGCTCGCCCCTCACCTGTTCAGCAACCCCAGAAGCAACGAACTCAGCATCCGTTACCGAAACAGCGAACCAAGCAATTACAGCGATCGCCCAAACCACTCAAGCATCAACCAAAGCGGCTCAAGCCTTACTCCCCGCAGGAAGCGCTGTTTCGTGGAGTCTCTTCCCAACCCTATGCGGTTTCTCCGCTGCCCGTGACCGCGATTTCCCAGGAAGCAAATCCCAGCTATTCTGTGCCTGTAAGTGTTAGCCAATCCGTTGGCAAATCTACGCCAACCCAACCTGGTCTGGAGCGTTCACCTCAGCAAGTTCCGGTGACAGTTGTTCCAACCGATCAGAGTCATCCATTAGATTGGAGTGAACCGCGGTTGGCAGAGGCGATGGATTTAAGAAAGCGAAAGTCTATCAAGTCCTGGCTTTAA
- a CDS encoding protein kinase family protein (IMG reference gene:2510096286~PFAM: Protein kinase domain) — protein sequence MDSSLADLTNLCENNLRQTLLGKLCGTRRRFRDRYEILKILGRGGFGVTFLARDVALPGEPLCVIKQLCPKVNDPGALNRARQRFEQEAKTLAKLGNHAQIPLLLDYFELDGEFYLVQEFVRGCTLAKEVRRKGPFSEAQVKQFLWEFLPLLQYIHGKNVIHRDIKPTNLIRCKDDGRLVLIDFGAVKETISQLDESGCKQSTTQFVGTVGFAPPEQLASRPVYSSDLYALGVTCLYLLSGKSPLEFDYEFASGEVRWQDLVEVSAPFANVLNKMLRITPQERFKSATDVLTILQLEPYFQQLGECMNDIRVRPHATPEMELVNMDASGYTPPVMRRASEIREWRARLKARQARQSRSQLKLTYSGSGYFK from the coding sequence ATGGACTCTTCACTGGCAGACCTAACCAACCTCTGTGAAAATAATCTCCGCCAAACATTGTTGGGAAAGCTCTGTGGCACAAGACGGCGGTTTCGCGATCGCTACGAGATTCTGAAGATTTTGGGTCGAGGCGGCTTTGGAGTTACTTTTTTAGCGCGGGATGTGGCCCTGCCAGGTGAACCACTTTGCGTCATTAAGCAGCTTTGCCCAAAAGTCAACGATCCAGGTGCACTCAATCGAGCACGGCAACGGTTTGAACAAGAAGCCAAAACCCTGGCAAAATTGGGTAATCATGCTCAAATCCCCCTGCTGTTAGATTATTTTGAGCTAGATGGCGAATTTTATCTGGTACAAGAGTTTGTGCGTGGGTGCACCTTAGCGAAAGAAGTCCGCCGGAAGGGACCCTTCTCAGAAGCGCAGGTTAAACAGTTTTTGTGGGAGTTTTTGCCTCTATTGCAATATATTCACGGCAAAAATGTGATTCATCGGGATATTAAGCCCACTAATTTGATCCGCTGTAAAGATGATGGACGGCTAGTACTCATTGATTTTGGCGCAGTCAAAGAAACCATTTCTCAACTCGATGAATCGGGCTGTAAACAATCTACGACGCAATTTGTGGGCACTGTTGGGTTTGCCCCACCGGAACAGCTAGCTTCCCGCCCCGTGTATTCCAGTGATTTATATGCCCTTGGCGTTACCTGTCTGTATTTGCTTTCTGGCAAGTCTCCGCTGGAATTTGACTATGAATTTGCATCAGGAGAAGTGCGCTGGCAAGACCTCGTTGAAGTGAGTGCTCCCTTTGCCAATGTGTTGAATAAAATGCTGAGAATTACGCCACAGGAACGCTTTAAATCGGCGACGGATGTCCTTACGATTTTGCAGTTAGAACCCTATTTCCAGCAATTAGGCGAGTGTATGAACGATATCCGGGTGCGCCCCCATGCAACTCCTGAAATGGAATTAGTGAACATGGATGCGTCTGGTTATACGCCTCCTGTGATGCGACGAGCTAGTGAAATTCGAGAATGGCGTGCCAGGCTCAAAGCCCGTCAAGCTCGGCAAAGTCGCAGTCAACTGAAGCTAACCTACAGTGGCTCTGGTTATTTCAAGTAG
- a CDS encoding Flp pilus assembly protein TadD (IMG reference gene:2510096288~PFAM: Tetratricopeptide repeat) gives MTQEFHLSITPIRDNEYLVRTEQVAPGVPLAEEHLIWYVDDWLTEAGLLMGDPLIGLLRSGIGSDTGSIQNRTSAFSSLNQSKAAANLVAFGQRLYNALFQGTIRDSWMMAQGIAQHQHQRLRFRLGLKGTKLHRLPWEVLYAGDRPLATGTEVIFSRYHSSFAVLKSHQPFRKAVTGDSSQALKILMVLSAPSDQEVLALRQEAAHLQQELKATTQTSVSQFSAIELTILEQPGREELTQALEHNHYQVLHYAGHSDLSAAGGSLYLVNNRTGLTEVLSGEDLAGLLVNNGVRMAVFNSCRGVYTATADSGQTGEGNLAESLVRRGIPAVLAMAERIPDDVALNLSRLFYRNLKQAYPIDLSLSRTRQGLVSSYGSDQLYWALPILYLHPEFDGFLQPLVSHSAQSVEPPFAGVGYSGFYNTFETPVLGIEPGEAGFENGRSPVLTQADPSVVASSPAADVHTGSVLIDQEAVPDFDDLEFDDPDPPEEERVAQLVHELSHSPTLLEPEEPMLPASAAESLLPTSRGKPKQEEYFQALNAGQYGTSTASGNVRSGSSALLSSRPADALLDVDDTKVYSELENVLADMGTLTDEITAGSRAVQENPNSVEAYTNLGWALYQKGYLTEAIAAYNQAIRLDSGCAIAFNRLGLAFYQQGKVNEAIKAYSRAVQLDPTLTEASTNLRNALSDQGNPPVPISPSLPIQKPQPAAKLVTTLAKPRNVWLWGGVGAIALSAALASWFYWDKLAPLLPLPNFSNSTSAEPSNPLKHLPPSVLTTLATEELQKGNVAEAEKAITTLLDNKPNALEDTDRWLQAVPSQYAEEPAILFLKGRLAWQRWLAQRDTSAEPARELWDKAVKADPTPQRLNALGFAYYAQGKLDRAEQTWWTSLRLAGKNADPNQPSQANAPFKPETLTAYAGLALTAMKSAENQPPDQQAILRDAALKRRQMVLQNDAVNFRPDALAKNWMWSEKAIQDWETLLKL, from the coding sequence GTGACCCAGGAATTTCATCTCTCCATAACACCAATTCGAGATAACGAGTATTTGGTGCGGACTGAACAGGTTGCGCCTGGGGTGCCATTGGCAGAGGAGCATTTGATTTGGTATGTAGATGATTGGCTCACTGAAGCAGGGCTGTTGATGGGTGACCCATTGATTGGGCTATTGCGGAGTGGGATTGGTTCTGATACTGGATCTATTCAAAACAGGACATCGGCATTCTCATCACTGAATCAAAGCAAAGCTGCTGCTAACTTAGTCGCATTTGGACAACGGCTTTACAATGCGCTGTTCCAGGGCACGATTCGGGATAGTTGGATGATGGCGCAGGGAATTGCTCAACATCAGCACCAGCGTTTGCGGTTTCGGTTGGGGTTGAAGGGCACAAAGTTGCATCGGTTACCTTGGGAAGTTCTGTATGCGGGCGATCGCCCTTTGGCAACGGGTACTGAGGTGATCTTTTCTCGCTATCATTCCAGTTTTGCAGTTCTCAAATCTCATCAACCGTTCCGCAAAGCGGTTACGGGAGATTCAAGTCAGGCATTGAAGATTTTGATGGTGTTATCGGCTCCTAGTGATCAGGAAGTGCTGGCGCTGAGACAAGAGGCAGCCCATTTGCAACAGGAACTCAAAGCCACTACTCAAACGAGTGTAAGTCAATTTTCAGCGATCGAACTCACGATTTTAGAACAACCGGGACGGGAAGAGTTAACTCAGGCGCTTGAACATAATCATTACCAGGTGCTGCATTATGCTGGGCATAGCGACCTTAGTGCAGCAGGTGGCAGTCTTTACCTGGTGAATAATCGAACTGGGCTTACCGAGGTTTTGAGCGGAGAAGATCTGGCTGGCTTGCTAGTGAATAACGGTGTGCGGATGGCAGTCTTTAACTCATGCCGGGGCGTTTACACAGCAACTGCCGACTCTGGGCAAACAGGTGAGGGTAATCTGGCAGAATCACTGGTCAGGCGGGGAATTCCAGCGGTGTTGGCGATGGCAGAGCGGATTCCTGATGATGTGGCATTGAACCTGAGTCGATTGTTTTACCGGAACTTGAAACAGGCTTATCCGATTGATTTGAGCTTGAGCCGTACTCGCCAGGGATTGGTTTCTTCCTACGGGTCAGATCAACTCTACTGGGCGTTGCCCATTCTATATTTACATCCAGAGTTTGATGGGTTCTTACAACCCTTAGTAAGTCACTCTGCCCAATCAGTTGAGCCACCGTTTGCTGGCGTGGGCTACAGCGGGTTTTATAACACGTTTGAGACGCCGGTGTTAGGCATCGAGCCTGGCGAGGCTGGGTTTGAAAACGGGCGATCGCCCGTCCTAACCCAAGCAGATCCCTCAGTGGTTGCTTCCTCTCCTGCTGCTGATGTTCACACGGGTTCAGTGTTAATCGATCAAGAGGCTGTTCCTGATTTTGACGACCTGGAATTTGATGACCCTGATCCCCCGGAAGAAGAACGAGTGGCGCAACTTGTGCATGAGCTTTCTCATAGTCCAACTTTGTTGGAGCCAGAGGAACCGATGCTGCCTGCTTCAGCGGCTGAAAGTTTGTTGCCTACCTCAAGGGGTAAACCAAAACAGGAAGAATATTTCCAAGCCTTGAATGCAGGGCAATATGGCACTTCCACTGCCTCTGGCAACGTTCGTTCTGGCAGTTCTGCGTTGCTCAGTTCCCGACCTGCTGATGCGCTATTGGATGTCGATGACACCAAGGTTTACTCAGAATTGGAGAATGTGCTGGCGGACATGGGCACTCTGACGGACGAAATTACGGCAGGGAGTCGAGCAGTCCAGGAAAATCCGAACAGCGTGGAAGCGTATACCAACCTGGGTTGGGCGTTATATCAAAAAGGGTATTTAACAGAAGCGATCGCAGCTTATAACCAGGCAATTCGGTTAGACTCTGGCTGTGCGATCGCATTCAATCGGCTAGGGTTAGCATTTTACCAGCAGGGCAAAGTCAATGAAGCCATCAAGGCATATAGCCGCGCTGTTCAGCTTGACCCCACGCTTACCGAAGCTAGTACGAATCTGCGTAATGCTTTAAGTGATCAGGGGAATCCCCCCGTGCCTATTTCCCCATCGCTACCAATTCAAAAGCCCCAACCTGCAGCAAAACTTGTGACGACCTTAGCTAAACCTCGTAACGTGTGGTTGTGGGGTGGAGTAGGAGCGATCGCGCTATCTGCTGCACTTGCAAGCTGGTTTTATTGGGATAAGCTGGCTCCCCTGTTGCCGCTCCCCAACTTTTCTAATTCAACCTCTGCTGAACCCAGCAACCCACTCAAGCACCTGCCCCCATCTGTCCTAACCACCTTGGCAACCGAGGAACTGCAAAAAGGCAATGTGGCAGAGGCAGAAAAGGCGATTACGACCCTGCTTGACAATAAACCCAATGCTTTAGAGGATACTGACCGCTGGTTGCAAGCAGTTCCCAGCCAATATGCTGAGGAACCAGCCATTCTTTTTTTGAAAGGGCGATTAGCATGGCAACGTTGGCTAGCACAGCGAGATACTAGCGCTGAACCTGCACGAGAACTGTGGGATAAGGCAGTCAAAGCAGATCCTACTCCTCAGCGGCTCAATGCCCTAGGATTTGCTTACTATGCTCAGGGCAAGCTTGATCGAGCGGAGCAAACTTGGTGGACCTCCCTACGGCTTGCGGGCAAAAATGCTGACCCCAACCAGCCATCTCAAGCGAATGCCCCTTTCAAACCCGAAACCTTGACGGCTTATGCGGGGTTAGCGTTGACTGCGATGAAATCAGCCGAAAATCAACCTCCTGACCAGCAAGCCATCCTGCGGGATGCAGCACTGAAGCGGCGTCAGATGGTGCTCCAAAATGATGCTGTGAACTTCCGTCCAGATGCCCTGGCCAAAAACTGGATGTGGTCTGAAAAAGCAATTCAAGACTGGGAAACTCTCTTGAAGCTTTGA